A portion of the Lolium rigidum isolate FL_2022 chromosome 1, APGP_CSIRO_Lrig_0.1, whole genome shotgun sequence genome contains these proteins:
- the LOC124684887 gene encoding protein MODIFYING WALL LIGNIN-1-like, with amino-acid sequence MERKVMVVCAVVGFLGVLSAALGFAAEGTRVKASDVLTDSEDSPGACIYPRSPALGLGLMSAVALMVAQSIINTVAGCICCKRHPVPSDTNWSVALISFIVSWVTFIIAFLLLLTGAALNDQRGQENMYFGSFCYVVKPGVFSGGAVLSLASVALAIVYYVALTSSKNPPAWGPQQNQGIAMGQPVIPPQSSEPVFVHEDTYNRQQFP; translated from the exons ATGGAGAGGAAGGTGATGGTGGTTTGCGCCGTGGTGGGCTTCCTGGGCGTCCTCTCGGCGGCGCTCGGGTTCGCCGCCGAGGGCACCCGCGTCAAG GCTTCAGACGTGCTAACAGATTCCGAGGATTCTCCAGGCGCATGCATATACCCAAGAAGCCCAGCCTTGGGCCTTGGCCTAATGTCTGCCGTCGCTCTTATGGTCGCTCAGTCTATCATAAACACGGTTGCTGGTTGCATCTGTTGTAAGAGGCATCCGGTTCCCTCGGACACTAACTGGAGCGTAGCTCTGATCTCATTCATCGTATCTTG GGTCACTTTTATAATCGCGTTCCTTCTCCTACTGACTGGAGCCGCACTGAACGATCAAAGAGGTCAAGAGAACATGTACTTCGGCAGCTTCTGCTATGTCGTCAAGCCGGGGGTCTTCTCAGGAGGAGCGGTGCTCTCCCTCGCCAGTGTGGCTCTGGCAATAGTGTACTATGTTGCTCTGACATCATCGAAAAACCCACCAGCCTGGGGGCCGCAGCAGAACCAAGGCATCGCCATGGGCCAACCCGTGATCCCGCCGCAGAGCAGCGAACCAGTGTTCGTCCACGAGGACACCTACAACCGGCAGCAGTTCCCTTGA
- the LOC124684888 gene encoding gluconokinase-like: protein MAGSDLPHTGLAIVIMGVSGCGKSTVAAMLAAALGCNFVEADDYHSQANKAKMSKGIPLTDTDRAPWLESLRDAIRERLDRGEDIAVSCSALQLKYREILREGDINYKAGCYGTCRVKFVCLEASAELIADRVRKRAKEAGHFMPASLVQSQLDLLKIDENEGITVVNATLRPETIVKATIAQYKEELALTTSLMA from the exons ATGGCCGGCTCTGATCTCCCTCATACAG GATTGGCAATCGTAATCATGGGAGTCAGCGGCTGCGGCAAATC GACCGTCGCGGCGATGCTCGCTGCAGCCCTGGGCTGCAACTTCGTGGAGGCAGACGATTACCACTCCCAGGCGAACAAAG CAAAGATGAGCAAGGGCATCCCACTCACCGATACGGACCGTGCACCATGGTTGGAGTCACTCCGGGACGCCATCAGGGAGCGGCTGGACCGCGGCGAGGACATCGCCGTCAGCTGCTCGGCACTACAGCTGAAGTACAGGGAGATCCTCAGGGAAGGAGACATCAACTACAAGGCAGGGTGCTATGGAACCTGCAGGGTGAAGTTTGTCTGTCTGGAGGCCTCAGCGGAGTTGATCGCTGATAGGGTGAGGAAGAGGGCGAAGGAAGCAGGGCACTTCATGCCTGCGAGCCTGGTGCAAAGCCAGCTTGACCTGCTGAAGATAGACGAAAACGAGGGGATCACTGTTGTCAACGCCACATTGCGTCCCGAAACCATTGTGAAAGCCACCATTGCTCAGTACAAGGAGGAGCTGGCATTGACAACGTCACTGATGGCTTAG
- the LOC124703832 gene encoding putative laccase-9, whose protein sequence is MEQSKCYQASQLPTVPPDGRSLKAMAGVGKMAAMLWLLAAVFMLGAAVGLAEGSKHNYYDFFVKETTYSRLCKNKTLLTVNGQFPGPTITARRGERVIVNVHNQGDKNITIHWHGVDQPRNPWYDGPEFITQCPIQPGTNFTYEILLSEEEGTIWWHAHSGLDRAGVHGAFIVHPKKGTDYPFIKNYKKLHKEIPIILGEWWNSDLNLQLEEYLKTGGEIHNSNAHTINGQPGDLYPCSRKNTFNVGVKRGKTYLLRIINAGLDGDMFFGVAGHLLTVVGTDGRYLKPFTVQTIMISPGQTMDALLQAKRSPSSGRYYMASKTYLSNPRLAYQNGTATAILEYKDMPLAARRATPVFPNLPNNTDDAVATGYTAMLRSLASKEHPVNVPTKVNEHMLITLAINTLPCTTGNGTCDGPSGTRLAASLNNASFEDPHVDILDAYYYSIQGVYEPDFPNIPPFLFNFTNTNGSRRYWPTKRSTKVKVLEYGAVVEIVFQDTDILGAENHPMHLHGYAFYVVGRGLGVFNKTTDPATYNLVDPPYQNTVTVPKAGWVAMRFKATNPGVWFMHCHFDRHTVFGMSTSFIVKQGKTPESKIRPRPKNMPKC, encoded by the exons atggag CAAAGCAAGTGTTACCAAGCTAGCCAGCTCCCTACAGTGCCGCCTGACGGTCGAAGCTTGAAGGCAATGGCGGGCGTAGGTAAAATGGCGGCGATGCTTTGGTTACTTGCTGCAGTCTTTATGCTTGGAGCAGCTGTTGGCTTGGCTGAGGGTTCCAAGCATAACTACTATGATTTCTTC GTGAAAGAGACTACCTACTCAAGGCTCTGCAAGAACAAGACCTTGCTCACCGTCAACGGCCAGTTCCCCGGCCCGACCATCACGGCCAGGAGGGGCGAAAGGGTCATCGTGAACGTGCACAACCAAGGCGATAAGAACATCACCATCCACTG GCACGGCGTGGACCAACCCCGGAACCCTTGGTACGACGGGCCAGAGTTCATAACACAGTGTCCCATTCAGCCAGGAACCAACTTCACTTACGAGATCCTTCTATCCGAGGAGGAGGGCACCATCTGGTGGCATGCGCACAGCGGCTTGGATCGGGCCGGCGTCCACGGCGCCTTCATTGTTCACCCCAAGAAGGGCACGGACTACCCCTTCATCAAGAACTACAAGAAGCTGCACAAGGAGATACCCATCATCCTCG GAGAGTGGTGGAACAGCGATCTGAACCTTCAGTTAGAGGAGTACCTAAAGACTGGGGGCGAGATCCATAACTCAAATGCGCACACCATCAACGGCCAGCCCGGAGACCTGTACCCGTGCTCCAGGAAGAACACTTTCAATGTGGGCGTGAAGAGAGGGAAGACATACCTGCTACGGATCATCAATGCTGGACTCGACGGCGACATGTTCTTTGGCGTGGCCGGGCACCTCCTCACCGTCGTCGGGACCGACGGGCGCTACCTGAAGCCATTCACCGTCCAGACGATCATGATCTCGCCGGGACAGACGATGGACGCGCTCCTCCAGGCTAAGCGTTCCCCGTCCAGCGGCCGGTACTACATGGCCTCAAAGACGTACTTGTCCAACCCCCGGCTCGCGTACCAGAACGGCACTGCCACGGCCATCCTCGAGTACAAGGACATGCCGCTCGCTGCTCGTCGGGCAACGCCGGTCTTCCCCAACCTTCCCAACAACACCGACGACGCCGTCGCGACAGGGTACACCGCCATGCTCCGGTCCCTGGCCAGCAAGGAACACCCGGTCAACGTGCCGACGAAAGTCAACGAGCACATGCTCATCACCCTAGCCATCAACACTCTCCCCTGCACCACGGGCAACGGGACATGCGACGGGCCAAGCGGCACCCGCTTGGCGGCGAGCCTCAACAACGCCAGCTTCGAGGACCCTCACGTCGACATCCTCGACGCATACTACTACTCCATCCAAGGAGTCTACGAGCCAGACTTCCCCAACATCCCACCCTTCCTCTTCAACTTCACCAACACTAACGGATCCAGGAGGTATTGGCCCACAAAGCGCAGCACCAAGGTGAAGGTGCTGGAGTACGGCGCCGTCGTGGAGATTGTGTTCCAGGACACGGACATCCTCGGCGCCGAGAACCACCCCATGCACCTGCACGGATATGCCTTCTACGTGGTAGGGAGAGGGTTGGGGGTCTTCAACAAGACCACGGACCCAGCCACGTACAACTTGGTCGACCCGCCATACCAGAACACTGTCACCGTTCCCAAGGCTGGCTGGGTCGCCATGCGCTTCAAAGCAACAAATCCTG GTGTGTGGTTCATGCATTGCCACTTCGATCGGCATACGGTGTTTGGGATGAGCACCTCATTTATCGTGAAACAAGGCAAGACTCCAGAGTCTAAAATAAGGCCCCGCCCTAAGAACATGCCTAAATGTTAG